A genomic segment from Propionibacteriaceae bacterium ZF39 encodes:
- a CDS encoding Pr6Pr family membrane protein, whose translation MEDAEAAEAAEELEQERTEALAALLSAEDTGIQNAGQISMAVIGIIAAYLPVSLFAVYQGYGKEILAYLPLPVVLLMFFHMVQTAAVARRTRSAAIVEHELIRVAGLEGHYSRGSLGTPARNPIVNPDFIAREKGDRWISRLSAAVLPAVGLYATGIAYTWFLCSEAARQNPDYPVRMWAVIVPVLLNLVMWSVFLDSAMSYFIPRYKINIWVPIAGLSGIWFQANFPTLNTEPYLYFSLHSAALLTLAALLRPWHLRWHDVIARAGIAGILVSALGFWLMIFPIDRFRSPEAMVWANVSMHLVLPIVVLIAIWYRHSPLTPMRWRDVLLTLVFPVAYGLMVLITHTGFGVPVPYSFLDPAQSSWGVAILTCTLTVMVFLVTASAERFVLAFRKLTENRRQLPET comes from the coding sequence ATGGAGGACGCCGAGGCAGCGGAGGCCGCCGAAGAGCTCGAGCAGGAACGCACCGAAGCACTCGCTGCCCTGCTGTCCGCCGAGGACACCGGCATCCAGAACGCCGGGCAGATCTCGATGGCGGTCATCGGCATCATCGCCGCCTATCTGCCGGTGTCGCTGTTCGCGGTCTATCAGGGCTATGGCAAGGAGATCCTCGCCTATCTGCCGCTGCCCGTCGTGCTGCTCATGTTCTTCCACATGGTGCAGACGGCGGCGGTGGCCCGGCGTACCCGATCCGCGGCCATCGTCGAACACGAACTCATCCGCGTCGCCGGCCTGGAGGGTCACTATTCCCGAGGCTCGCTGGGTACGCCTGCCCGCAACCCCATCGTGAACCCCGACTTCATCGCCCGCGAGAAGGGCGACCGCTGGATATCGCGGCTGTCGGCCGCAGTCCTGCCGGCGGTCGGGCTCTATGCGACCGGGATCGCCTACACGTGGTTCCTGTGCTCCGAGGCGGCTCGGCAGAATCCGGATTATCCGGTGCGGATGTGGGCGGTGATCGTGCCTGTCCTGCTCAACCTGGTGATGTGGTCGGTCTTCCTGGATTCGGCGATGAGCTATTTCATCCCGCGCTACAAGATCAATATCTGGGTGCCGATCGCGGGACTGTCGGGCATCTGGTTCCAGGCGAATTTCCCGACGCTCAACACCGAGCCCTATCTCTATTTCAGCCTGCACAGCGCCGCACTGCTGACCCTGGCCGCCCTGTTGCGGCCTTGGCACCTGCGCTGGCACGACGTCATCGCCCGCGCCGGGATCGCCGGAATTCTCGTGTCCGCGCTCGGGTTCTGGCTGATGATCTTCCCGATCGATCGGTTCCGGTCACCCGAGGCGATGGTCTGGGCGAACGTGAGCATGCACCTGGTGTTGCCGATCGTCGTGCTCATCGCCATCTGGTATCGCCACAGCCCCCTCACCCCGATGCGGTGGCGCGATGTGTTGTTGACGCTCGTCTTCCCCGTGGCCTATGGGCTCATGGTCCTGATCACGCACACCGGATTCGGCGTGCCGGTCCCCTATTCCTTCCTGGACCCGGCGCAGAGCAGCTGGGGCGTGGCGATCCTGACATGCACGTTGACGGTCATGGTGTTTCTGGTGACGGCGAGCGCGGAGCGGTTCGTGCTGGCCTTCCGGAAGCTGACCGAGAATCGCCGCCAACTGCCCGAGACGTGA
- a CDS encoding ribbon-helix-helix protein, CopG family — MTVVNFRCDPDTEAALEALAVEGESRSETIRRAIHDAMRFRRREQMRAEALEAAQDPDDVNESKAVLDDLASLRAW; from the coding sequence ATGACAGTGGTGAACTTCCGGTGCGATCCGGACACGGAGGCCGCTCTCGAAGCGTTGGCGGTCGAGGGCGAATCTCGCTCGGAGACGATCCGCCGCGCGATCCATGACGCGATGCGATTTCGCAGGCGGGAGCAGATGCGAGCCGAAGCGCTCGAGGCTGCGCAGGATCCGGACGATGTGAACGAAAGCAAGGCAGTGCTCGACGATCTGGCGTCACTTCGTGCGTGGTGA
- the argB gene encoding acetylglutamate kinase: MTAAKSELIDQLGPLEKAHVLIEALPWLEEFSGRIILIKYGGNAMVDDNLKKAFAEDIVFLRRAGVHPVVVHGGGPQISAMLKKLDIASEFRGGLRVTTPEAMDVVRMVLMGQVNRELVGLINTHGPLAVGQSGEDAGLFTAERKSLEVGGEPVDLGLVGEVGRVRPDAVADLIAAGRIPVIASIAPDDLGVVHNVNADTAAAALAVALGAEKLVMLTDVAGLYRNWPDDPELVSSITADELRALLSTLESGMVPKMEAALAAVDGGVNRATAIDGRVAHSLLLEIFTDAGIGTQVVAGEPT, from the coding sequence ATGACCGCAGCGAAGAGTGAGCTGATCGACCAGCTCGGACCGCTGGAGAAAGCCCACGTGCTGATCGAGGCGCTGCCCTGGCTGGAGGAGTTCAGCGGCCGGATCATCCTGATCAAGTACGGCGGCAACGCCATGGTCGACGACAACCTGAAGAAGGCGTTCGCGGAGGACATCGTCTTCCTGCGCCGGGCCGGCGTCCATCCCGTCGTCGTCCACGGTGGCGGCCCCCAGATCTCGGCGATGCTCAAGAAGCTCGACATCGCGTCCGAATTCCGCGGCGGCCTGCGCGTGACGACTCCCGAGGCGATGGACGTCGTCCGCATGGTCCTGATGGGCCAGGTCAACCGCGAACTCGTCGGCCTGATCAACACCCACGGTCCACTCGCGGTCGGCCAGTCCGGGGAGGACGCCGGTCTGTTCACCGCCGAGCGCAAGAGCCTGGAGGTCGGGGGCGAGCCGGTGGATCTCGGGTTGGTGGGTGAGGTGGGTCGCGTACGCCCGGACGCCGTCGCCGACCTCATCGCGGCCGGCCGGATCCCGGTGATCGCGTCGATCGCGCCCGACGATCTGGGTGTGGTGCACAACGTCAACGCCGATACCGCGGCGGCCGCGCTGGCAGTGGCGCTGGGTGCCGAGAAGCTGGTCATGCTGACCGATGTCGCTGGGCTCTATCGCAACTGGCCGGACGATCCCGAACTTGTCTCGTCGATCACCGCCGACGAGCTCCGCGCGCTGCTGTCGACGCTCGAATCCGGCATGGTCCCCAAGATGGAAGCGGCGCTGGCCGCGGTCGACGGCGGCGTCAACCGCGCGACGGCCATCGATGGCCGCGTGGCGCATTCGCTGCTGCTCGAAATCTTCACCGATGCCGGCATCGGCACGCAGGTCGTGGCGGGAGAACCCACATGA
- a CDS encoding type II toxin-antitoxin system PemK/MazF family toxin has translation MRGDIYALPVPRGSRGREQRGSRYAVVVQSDDLPLSTWLVAPTSTSARSTIFRPEIELDGRTTYVLAEQTAAVDPSRLGAWVGRLSHAEMRAVDDALRLVLGLD, from the coding sequence GTGCGTGGTGACATCTACGCGTTGCCGGTGCCTCGGGGGTCGAGAGGGCGCGAGCAGCGGGGAAGTCGGTACGCCGTGGTCGTCCAATCCGACGACCTGCCGCTGTCCACATGGCTCGTGGCTCCAACGTCCACCTCGGCGAGGTCGACCATCTTCCGGCCGGAGATCGAGCTCGATGGGCGCACCACCTATGTGCTGGCAGAACAGACCGCAGCGGTGGACCCTTCCCGCCTCGGCGCCTGGGTCGGACGCCTCAGCCATGCAGAGATGCGCGCAGTGGATGATGCGCTTCGGCTGGTGCTCGGACTGGATTGA
- the pheS gene encoding phenylalanine--tRNA ligase subunit alpha, whose product MSGPNTSYDPVQVTPLNAEEVDRMVDAAIRAFAEATTVAELKEARLAHTGERSPLALANREIGALPPAARKEAGARVGKARGRVNQALKQRDEEVTAAELERRLATETVDVTLPAELTPRGAIHPITGMLDLVSDIFVAMGWEIAEGPELEAEWLNFDALNFPPDHPARYLADTLFVEPLASHLLMRTHTSPVQARTLIERELPVYIACPGKVYRADEFDATHLPVFHQVEGLVVDKGISMAHLKGTLDHLASELFGGVTTRFRPHFFPFTEPSAEVDLQCFICRGEDADCRTCGGNGWIEWGGCGVVNPRVLIACGIDPDVYSGFAFGMGIDRGVMFRNGATDLRDMVEGDVRFSRSLTGIAR is encoded by the coding sequence ATGTCCGGGCCGAATACGAGTTATGACCCAGTCCAGGTCACGCCACTGAACGCCGAGGAGGTGGACCGGATGGTCGATGCGGCCATCCGCGCCTTTGCCGAGGCCACCACCGTGGCGGAACTCAAGGAGGCCCGCCTCGCGCACACGGGTGAACGTTCCCCGCTCGCGCTGGCCAACCGCGAGATCGGCGCCCTGCCGCCGGCGGCGCGCAAGGAGGCCGGTGCCCGCGTCGGCAAGGCCCGCGGCCGGGTCAACCAGGCCCTGAAGCAGCGCGACGAAGAAGTCACCGCGGCCGAGCTCGAACGCCGGCTCGCGACCGAGACGGTCGACGTGACCCTCCCGGCCGAGCTCACGCCGCGCGGTGCGATCCACCCGATCACGGGCATGCTCGACCTCGTCAGCGACATCTTCGTCGCGATGGGCTGGGAGATCGCCGAGGGCCCGGAACTCGAGGCTGAGTGGCTCAACTTCGATGCGCTCAACTTCCCGCCCGACCACCCTGCGCGCTACCTCGCCGACACGCTCTTCGTCGAGCCGCTGGCGAGTCACCTGCTGATGCGTACGCACACCTCACCGGTCCAGGCCCGCACTCTCATCGAGCGCGAGCTGCCGGTCTATATCGCCTGCCCCGGCAAGGTCTATCGCGCCGACGAGTTCGATGCGACCCACCTCCCGGTGTTCCACCAGGTCGAGGGCCTCGTCGTCGACAAGGGCATCTCGATGGCCCACCTCAAGGGCACGCTCGACCACCTGGCCAGCGAGCTCTTCGGCGGCGTGACGACGCGGTTCCGGCCCCACTTCTTCCCGTTCACCGAGCCCAGCGCCGAGGTGGACCTCCAGTGCTTCATCTGTCGTGGTGAGGACGCCGACTGCCGCACGTGCGGCGGCAACGGCTGGATCGAATGGGGCGGGTGCGGAGTCGTCAACCCGCGCGTACTCATCGCCTGCGGCATCGATCCCGACGTCTATTCCGGCTTCGCGTTCGGCATGGGCATCGATCGTGGCGTCATGTTCCGCAACGGCGCCACCGACCTGCGCGACATGGTCGAGGGTGATGTCCGCTTCTCCCGTTCGCTGACCGGCATCGCGCGCTGA
- the argC gene encoding N-acetyl-gamma-glutamyl-phosphate reductase, whose amino-acid sequence MSFTVAVAGCTGYAGGEVLRLLLEHPAVEIGALTAGSSAGSRLGEHQPHLTPLADREVLPTTIDNLAGHDVVFLALPHGTSGPIAAELGDDVLVIDCGADFRLEDADEWTTFYGTEHAGTWPYGLPELPDHRHGLSRSNRIAVPGCYPTSVTLALMPAVTNGLIDGHDVVVVAASGPSGAGRALKTHLLGAELMGSASAYGVGGSHRHTPEIKQNLARLGATDPSVSFTPILVPMSRGILATCTAPLADPSTTTEQLRRAYAEAYENETFIHLLPEGQWPQTQHVQGSNSIHLQVTVDPAVGRLVAVAAVDNLTKGTAGGAVQCMNLALGLDETTGLPRIGVAP is encoded by the coding sequence ATGTCTTTCACGGTAGCTGTGGCCGGATGCACGGGATATGCGGGCGGCGAAGTCCTCCGCCTGCTCCTGGAGCATCCGGCGGTCGAGATCGGTGCACTCACCGCGGGGTCCAGCGCAGGATCGCGCCTGGGGGAGCATCAGCCCCACCTGACGCCGCTTGCCGACCGAGAAGTGCTGCCGACGACGATCGACAACCTGGCCGGCCACGATGTGGTGTTCCTGGCCCTGCCGCACGGCACCTCCGGGCCCATCGCGGCCGAGCTCGGTGACGATGTGCTCGTGATCGACTGCGGTGCCGACTTCCGGCTGGAGGACGCGGACGAGTGGACCACGTTCTATGGCACGGAGCACGCGGGCACGTGGCCCTATGGCCTGCCCGAGCTGCCCGATCATCGCCACGGGCTGTCCCGGTCGAACCGCATCGCCGTCCCCGGTTGCTATCCGACGTCCGTGACGTTGGCGCTCATGCCCGCTGTCACCAACGGCCTCATCGACGGTCACGATGTCGTCGTCGTCGCGGCCTCGGGTCCCTCCGGTGCCGGCCGGGCCCTCAAGACCCACCTGCTCGGAGCCGAGCTGATGGGGTCGGCGTCGGCGTACGGGGTCGGCGGCAGCCACCGCCACACGCCCGAGATCAAGCAGAACCTCGCCCGCCTCGGCGCCACCGACCCATCGGTGTCGTTCACCCCGATCCTGGTGCCCATGTCCCGTGGCATCCTCGCGACCTGCACCGCACCGCTGGCCGATCCGTCGACCACGACCGAGCAGCTGCGCAGGGCGTACGCCGAGGCGTACGAGAACGAGACCTTCATCCACCTGCTGCCCGAGGGGCAGTGGCCCCAGACGCAGCACGTCCAGGGTTCCAATTCGATCCACCTGCAGGTGACGGTCGACCCCGCAGTGGGCCGGCTCGTCGCCGTCGCGGCCGTCGACAACCTGACCAAGGGGACCGCCGGCGGCGCGGTGCAGTGCATGAACCTCGCCCTCGGTCTCGACGAGACCACCGGCCTGCCCCGGATCGGAGTCGCCCCGTGA
- the argJ gene encoding bifunctional glutamate N-acetyltransferase/amino-acid acetyltransferase ArgJ — protein MSTGVTLAQGFLAAGKAVGIKASGHPDLALVQNVGPERSAAAVFTSNRIQAAPVKWSREINDGSLAAVVLNSGGANACTGAEGYADAREMAEVTARELGCAPQEVAVCSTGLIGVRLPMQQLRMGIPAVARSLAPDGGTDAATAIMTTDTVSKQSGIMQNGWSVGGMAKGAGMLAPGLATMLVVLTTDASVAPADLDAALRYATAHTFDRLDSDGCMSTNDTVIVLANGASGIAPELSELTNALTGVCHDLSMQLLADAEGASHDIAVEVVNAASEVDAVKVGRSITASNLFKCAIFGQDPNWGRALSALGTTDAAYDPDAVDVSFNGVMVCRGGGIGEDRSLVDLSERRVHVLVDLHAGNESATVWTNDLTYDYVKENAEYSS, from the coding sequence GTGAGCACCGGAGTCACCCTCGCGCAGGGTTTCCTCGCCGCCGGCAAGGCCGTCGGCATCAAGGCCAGCGGCCACCCCGACCTCGCCCTCGTCCAGAACGTCGGACCCGAGCGCTCGGCCGCGGCGGTCTTCACGTCCAACCGGATCCAGGCCGCGCCCGTCAAGTGGTCGCGGGAGATCAACGACGGTTCGCTCGCCGCAGTCGTCCTCAACTCGGGCGGGGCGAATGCGTGCACGGGTGCGGAGGGGTACGCCGACGCCCGCGAGATGGCCGAGGTCACCGCGCGTGAGCTCGGGTGCGCGCCGCAGGAGGTCGCCGTCTGCTCGACCGGCCTGATCGGCGTACGCCTGCCCATGCAGCAACTGCGCATGGGCATCCCGGCCGTGGCGCGGAGCCTGGCACCCGACGGCGGCACCGACGCTGCCACCGCGATCATGACGACCGACACGGTGTCGAAGCAGTCCGGGATCATGCAGAACGGCTGGTCGGTCGGCGGCATGGCCAAGGGGGCGGGCATGCTCGCGCCCGGGCTGGCCACGATGCTCGTCGTCCTCACCACCGATGCCTCCGTTGCGCCCGCCGACCTGGATGCGGCGCTGCGGTACGCCACCGCCCACACGTTCGATCGCCTCGACTCGGATGGCTGCATGTCGACCAACGACACGGTCATCGTCCTGGCGAACGGCGCGTCCGGCATCGCCCCCGAGTTGTCCGAGCTGACCAATGCCCTGACCGGTGTCTGCCACGACCTGTCGATGCAGCTGCTTGCCGATGCCGAGGGCGCGAGCCATGACATCGCGGTGGAGGTCGTCAACGCGGCCAGCGAGGTGGATGCGGTGAAGGTCGGTCGCTCGATCACGGCCAGCAACCTCTTCAAGTGCGCCATCTTCGGCCAGGACCCCAACTGGGGCCGGGCGCTGTCGGCGCTGGGAACGACCGATGCGGCGTACGACCCCGACGCAGTCGATGTCAGTTTCAACGGCGTCATGGTCTGTCGCGGCGGCGGCATCGGGGAGGACCGGTCACTGGTCGACCTGAGCGAACGCCGCGTGCACGTCCTCGTCGACCTGCACGCCGGCAACGAATCCGCCACCGTCTGGACCAACGACCTGACCTATGACTACGTCAAGGAGAACGCGGAGTATTCCTCATGA
- a CDS encoding acetylornithine transaminase: MSEIQVPGGSAVQLTDRYGHAVMNTFGPPKRVFARGEGCYVWDVEGRRYLDLLAGIAVNTLGHAHPQVLGAITAQLSTLGHVSNFFATPAQIALAEQLDAMVTRDSGRPAKVFFANSGTEANEAAFKLTRLTGRKRIVAMEGCFHGRSMGALALTHNAAYREPFEPLPGHVTWVPFGDVAALEAAMDHTVAAVLTEPIQGENGVIVPPEGFLREAQRVAHAHGALLWLDEVQTGMGRTGRWLAAEHDDVVPDIVTLAKGLGNGFPIGACIATGPAADLLKPGNHGSTFGGNPVAAVAGLAVLQIIQRDGLLDHVTAMGERLVAGVEALGHPAIAGVRGRGLHRAIVLTENVAADAYSRAMDLGFVINAPRPNVLRIVPPLVITAEQLDSFVAALPAILDGSPS; the protein is encoded by the coding sequence ATGAGTGAGATCCAGGTCCCGGGCGGTTCGGCAGTCCAGCTGACCGACCGCTACGGCCACGCGGTCATGAACACGTTCGGCCCGCCGAAGCGCGTCTTCGCCCGCGGTGAGGGTTGCTATGTGTGGGACGTCGAGGGCAGGCGTTATCTCGACCTGCTCGCCGGCATCGCCGTCAACACCCTCGGCCACGCCCACCCGCAGGTGCTCGGCGCGATCACCGCGCAGCTCTCGACGCTCGGCCATGTGTCGAACTTCTTCGCCACGCCGGCCCAGATCGCCCTGGCCGAGCAGCTCGACGCGATGGTCACCCGCGACAGCGGCCGGCCCGCCAAGGTGTTCTTCGCCAACTCCGGCACCGAGGCGAACGAGGCGGCGTTCAAACTGACTCGCCTCACGGGCCGGAAGCGGATCGTGGCCATGGAGGGCTGCTTCCACGGCCGGTCGATGGGCGCCCTGGCGCTGACCCACAATGCTGCCTATCGCGAGCCGTTCGAACCGTTGCCCGGGCACGTGACCTGGGTGCCGTTCGGTGATGTGGCGGCGCTCGAAGCGGCGATGGACCACACCGTCGCGGCCGTGCTCACCGAGCCGATCCAGGGCGAGAACGGGGTCATCGTCCCGCCCGAGGGCTTTCTCCGCGAGGCCCAGCGCGTCGCGCACGCCCACGGTGCCCTGCTGTGGCTCGACGAGGTCCAGACCGGCATGGGTCGAACCGGCCGCTGGCTGGCGGCCGAACACGATGATGTCGTGCCCGACATCGTCACCCTCGCCAAAGGGCTCGGCAACGGGTTCCCGATCGGTGCCTGCATCGCGACCGGTCCGGCCGCCGACCTGCTCAAGCCGGGCAACCACGGCAGCACCTTCGGCGGCAACCCCGTCGCCGCCGTTGCCGGCCTGGCGGTCCTGCAGATCATCCAGCGTGACGGCCTGCTCGATCACGTCACGGCGATGGGGGAGCGGCTGGTCGCGGGCGTCGAGGCGCTCGGCCACCCGGCCATCGCCGGCGTACGCGGGCGCGGGCTCCACCGGGCGATCGTCCTCACCGAGAACGTCGCCGCCGACGCCTATTCGAGGGCCATGGACCTCGGCTTCGTGATCAACGCGCCCCGGCCCAACGTCCTGCGCATCGTCCCGCC
- the pheT gene encoding phenylalanine--tRNA ligase subunit beta, which yields MKAPLSWLRDYAAIPADTSIETLTDAFIRAGVEVDGVQAGTEVTGPVVVGRVLSVSPEKQKNGKTINWCSVDVGPELNVDGDGPDGTPGRGIVCGAHNFGVGDHVVVALPGSVLAGGFAISSRKTYGHVSDGMICSATELGLPDDGTDGIIVLDGQPEVGSEAMPLLGADEVIFTLEVTPDMPHCLSIRGLARELAQGLGVEFTDPVRSDHPTVDGTVAVRLDDPRCSRFVAARVTGFDPSRPSPDWLKRRVVASGVRSISLAVDITNFVMMEIGQPLHGYDGEKLQGAIVVRAAEPGEKLTTLDDQVRTLGPDDLLITDGSGAIGLAGVMGGATTELSDTTTEVVIEAAAFDSAAISRTSRGQKLPSEASRRFERGVDPRAAYAAAMRAAELLAELGGGTIDPSVTVVGDPAPLASTTLPVTLSQQILGMPVDTDTVIASLTGAGVTVELDGDTLTVTPPSWRPDLRDPYDYVEEVGQKVGLDRIVGIIPPAPGGRGLTASQQGRRAVTHALANLGLVELLTFPFASETDLDRLGIPADDPRRALVRLANPLAETAPYLRTTMLPGLLASAGRNFSRGLDDLALFEVGSVFRARPDAPPAPMPPVDRKPTDEEWAAIAAALPDQPRHLGVLLSGNWLPARWGAPAEPVTWQHAMGVVEAVAAALGVELQRRSGAQVPWHPGRCAEIVLGDTVVGHAGELHPSVVQEFSLSQGAAAVELDLDAILAAVPGPGTIAPLSGYPVAKEDVALVVDADVPSAAVERALREGAGDLLESIHLFDIYVGEQIPEGKKSLAFALRFRAIGRTLKDAEAIAARDAAVAAAGKACGAVLRS from the coding sequence ATGAAAGCCCCTCTGTCCTGGCTGCGTGACTATGCAGCCATTCCCGCCGACACGTCCATCGAAACGCTGACCGATGCCTTCATCCGCGCAGGCGTGGAGGTTGACGGCGTGCAGGCCGGCACCGAGGTGACCGGCCCGGTCGTCGTCGGCCGCGTCCTGTCGGTGAGCCCCGAGAAGCAGAAGAACGGCAAGACCATCAACTGGTGCTCCGTCGACGTGGGCCCCGAGCTCAACGTGGACGGTGATGGCCCCGACGGCACGCCGGGTCGCGGCATCGTCTGCGGCGCCCACAACTTCGGTGTCGGCGACCATGTCGTGGTTGCCCTGCCCGGCTCCGTGCTCGCCGGCGGTTTCGCCATCTCCTCGCGCAAGACCTACGGCCACGTCTCCGACGGCATGATCTGTTCGGCGACCGAGCTGGGTCTGCCCGATGACGGCACCGACGGGATCATCGTCCTCGATGGACAACCCGAAGTCGGCTCCGAGGCCATGCCCCTGCTGGGTGCCGACGAGGTGATCTTCACCCTCGAGGTCACGCCCGATATGCCCCATTGCCTGTCGATCCGCGGCCTGGCCCGTGAGCTCGCGCAGGGGCTCGGCGTCGAGTTCACTGACCCGGTCCGCTCCGACCACCCGACCGTCGACGGCACCGTCGCGGTGCGCCTCGACGATCCCCGCTGCTCGCGATTCGTCGCGGCCCGCGTGACCGGTTTCGACCCGAGTCGCCCCAGCCCCGACTGGCTGAAGCGCCGCGTCGTGGCCTCCGGCGTACGCTCCATCTCCCTCGCCGTCGACATCACCAACTTCGTGATGATGGAGATCGGCCAGCCGCTCCACGGCTATGACGGAGAAAAGCTGCAGGGCGCGATCGTCGTCCGGGCCGCCGAGCCGGGGGAGAAGCTCACCACGCTCGACGACCAGGTCCGCACCCTCGGCCCCGATGATCTGCTCATCACCGATGGCTCGGGGGCGATCGGCCTGGCCGGCGTCATGGGCGGCGCGACGACCGAACTCTCCGACACCACGACCGAAGTCGTCATCGAGGCCGCTGCCTTCGACTCGGCCGCGATCTCGCGGACGTCGCGGGGCCAGAAGCTCCCGTCCGAGGCATCCCGCCGGTTCGAACGCGGAGTCGACCCGCGCGCGGCGTACGCGGCCGCCATGCGCGCCGCCGAACTCCTGGCCGAGCTCGGCGGGGGCACCATCGACCCGAGTGTCACCGTCGTCGGCGACCCGGCTCCGCTGGCCAGCACGACTCTTCCGGTCACGCTGTCGCAGCAGATCCTCGGCATGCCGGTCGACACGGACACCGTGATCGCGAGCCTGACCGGTGCGGGCGTCACGGTCGAGCTTGACGGTGACACCCTGACGGTGACCCCGCCGTCGTGGCGCCCCGATCTGCGCGATCCCTATGACTATGTCGAGGAGGTCGGCCAGAAGGTCGGTCTCGACAGGATCGTCGGCATCATCCCGCCGGCGCCGGGTGGTCGTGGCCTCACCGCGTCCCAACAGGGTCGGCGCGCAGTCACCCATGCGCTCGCCAACCTCGGCCTCGTCGAACTCCTGACCTTCCCGTTCGCGTCGGAGACCGACCTCGATCGGCTCGGCATCCCGGCCGACGACCCCCGCCGCGCGCTGGTACGCCTCGCCAACCCGCTGGCCGAGACCGCTCCCTATCTGCGGACGACCATGCTCCCGGGCCTGCTCGCCTCGGCGGGGCGCAACTTCAGTCGCGGCCTGGACGATCTGGCGCTGTTCGAGGTCGGCTCGGTGTTCCGCGCCCGCCCCGACGCGCCGCCGGCTCCGATGCCGCCCGTCGATCGCAAGCCGACCGACGAGGAGTGGGCGGCGATCGCCGCGGCGCTGCCCGACCAGCCGCGCCACCTGGGCGTACTCCTGAGTGGGAACTGGCTCCCTGCTCGCTGGGGCGCCCCCGCCGAGCCCGTGACCTGGCAGCACGCCATGGGCGTCGTCGAGGCCGTCGCCGCGGCGCTCGGCGTGGAACTGCAGCGCCGGAGCGGTGCCCAGGTGCCGTGGCACCCGGGCCGGTGTGCGGAAATCGTGCTCGGGGACACCGTCGTCGGTCATGCCGGCGAGTTGCATCCGAGTGTCGTCCAGGAGTTCTCGCTCTCCCAGGGCGCGGCTGCCGTGGAGCTCGACCTCGACGCGATCCTCGCGGCCGTGCCCGGTCCCGGGACCATCGCGCCGCTGTCGGGCTATCCGGTGGCGAAGGAAGACGTCGCCCTGGTGGTTGACGCCGACGTGCCTTCTGCTGCGGTGGAGCGGGCGCTGCGTGAGGGCGCCGGCGACCTTCTCGAGTCGATCCACCTGTTCGACATCTATGTCGGTGAGCAGATCCCCGAGGGCAAGAAGTCGCTCGCGTTCGCACTGCGCTTCCGCGCGATCGGGCGGACGCTCAAGGATGCCGAGGCGATCGCGGCCCGCGATGCGGCCGTGGCTGCGGCCGGGAAGGCCTGCGGCGCGGTGCTGCGCTCCTGA
- a CDS encoding TetR/AcrR family transcriptional regulator: MSTPRDLAHAEQRQRILAVARDHLIRDGAAQLSLRKVIKEVGMVSSAIYRYFPNRDALLTALIVEGYQNLARDLGEVRAPEPEVRFRELASRLIAWGRAHPQEFALIYGSPVSGYAAPADTIEPAARVVAPFLDAVAAGELAGELAARSVEADALAAQAAELVAASGVTLTPGAAVGAVEAFTLLVGAFTLQLGGHFVGTFDPFEPLVDRLVATAAQLAGWAS, translated from the coding sequence ATGTCCACTCCCCGCGACCTTGCCCACGCCGAACAGCGCCAGCGCATCCTTGCCGTGGCGCGCGATCACCTGATCCGGGACGGCGCCGCGCAGCTGTCATTGCGCAAGGTGATCAAGGAGGTGGGCATGGTGTCGTCGGCCATCTATCGCTACTTCCCCAACCGGGATGCCCTGCTCACGGCTCTGATCGTCGAGGGGTACCAGAATCTGGCGCGAGACCTGGGCGAGGTGAGGGCGCCCGAGCCGGAGGTGCGGTTTCGCGAACTCGCGTCCCGGCTGATCGCCTGGGGCCGGGCCCATCCGCAGGAGTTCGCGCTCATCTATGGCTCCCCGGTGAGTGGGTACGCCGCGCCGGCCGACACCATCGAACCCGCCGCCCGGGTCGTGGCGCCCTTCCTCGACGCCGTTGCTGCCGGTGAACTCGCCGGAGAGCTGGCCGCCCGTTCGGTCGAAGCCGACGCGCTCGCGGCGCAGGCCGCAGAGCTCGTGGCTGCCAGCGGGGTGACTCTCACTCCGGGCGCAGCCGTGGGCGCCGTTGAGGCGTTCACCCTGCTCGTCGGCGCGTTCACACTCCAGCTCGGAGGCCACTTTGTCGGCACGTTCGATCCGTTCGAACCGCTCGTCGATCGCCTCGTCGCCACAGCGGCCCAGCTCGCCGGCTGGGCATCGTGA